One Pseudoalteromonas rubra genomic window, CTGTATCTCCTCGATTTTACGTTCAAATGAACTCCCGGCAAAACACAGCGAAGGGGCAAAAAAAAGTAATGGCAGAATTCTCTTCATAATGTTTCCTTATAAGCAATAATAATACTGTGAAATTTGGCTCAAACTGATTGATTAAGACACACAAAAAACGAGGTCATGACAAGTCATCAATAATATCAAGTAACGTTAAATGAGTAATAAGCAAGCAATGCTTTCGCTTTGTAAACGCGTCTAAATTCACGATAGAACTGCATTAAACAAAACAATCGGAATATACCTAAAAAAGGAAACTAGAGAAAGTCTGAGTACGACTATTGCTAGCTTATGATGATTTACTGACGAAACATGCAACAATAAGCGTGCCATGGCTCAGGGAATTCTCAAAGTACACATCAGGCACCAACAAGCCAAGCAAGTACGCTGCTATGATACTGACGAAAACCCCGAGTAGAGGCTGTAACTAAATTTGTGTTCTGTCTTGATGAAGCCATTGGACGTTTGTTTCTTTGATACCTAAACCAGCCATAAACTTGACAGGAAACGCTAATGTTGGTTTTCCTGCCCAACCTCGCTCCAGGTATAAATGATACCCTTCGCCATTTCTTTCGTACCGTACGGCAGATAACCATATACCATCCCAGTCTCCCAAAAACTCCAACTCACTCAGGCTATTAGGATAGTGACCATTTCTTAGTTTATGTAATTCTATGATTGATACGGCTGATATAAAGTTCTGCTTACCAAACTTCTCGTCGGCACCGGGGACTTCAAGGTCACAGCCCAATAAAGTTACCGCGAACACTATGCTGATTATTGTTTTGAACATTTACTCTCTGTCCTTTTATAAAAATCCACACCATTTCCATGCTAGATATGATACTCAATAGCTGCTGCAGTTTATGAGGGGTTACAAGCTTATGCCACACGTTGCACCTTCCCCTAAATCAGATTGCCAGTTTTAGTGCTGACGACTTAGCAACAAATTTGCTCCAGATATAGCCAAAAAGGTTGCGCAGCCTCTATTGAAGCGCTTTGCTATTTTCGGCTTCGTGAACCACAGCCTTAGATATACTCCGAATAGAGCATAAATTGATAGTGCCACTAATTCTAAAAAGAGAAAAGTGGCTCCTAAAACGAAAAACTGTTCATTTACATTGGCTTTAACATCAACGAATTGAGGTAGAAAGGCAGTAAAAATTAAGATCGCCTTTGGATTTCCTGCAGCTAATAAAAATTCCTGCTTCGCTAAACCAAGTCGGTTGCGTGTACTATCGGGTTCAGAGACTGGACTTGCTTCCGAACACCAGAGATTAAAGGCAATCCACAACAAGTATGCAGCACCGGCAACTTTAATGGTTAAAAACAGCGTCTCAGATGCAAAGAGCACAACCGCTAAACCTGAAGCAGCCAAAGCAATCATGACTGTGAATGCCAAAATTCGACCCAGACCAGCAATAAAAGCGGACTTAAAACCGTAACAACGCGCATTGTTCATAGACAATAGGTTGTTTGGACCAGGAGTCATATTGAGCGCAAAACACGCCAACGTAAAGAATAGTAAATTCCAAAACTCCATAAATTCTCCCCATAAATATAACGCTCTTTTGAGCGGTGAGCCATAATTGGTCAGGTTTGAAGTAAAGCAGAGCCAACTACTATAAATCTAACTTTAAGGCTTTATAATTATCTTTTCCTGTATTCATAGCAGCGCCTTTCTCGCTCTTTCATTTGCAGTACTAATACGCCAACCCATATAGTTATTTACATCTTCTATTGACGCTTGATCACACCTTTTATCTCAATCACTAAAGTCTTACCTCAGTGGCCACGAGAAACCTGTTAAGCGCCTTGCTCACCTTCATTTTTGACCATTTTATTTACCGTTACTTTTACAGAATTGTAAGTGGTTTCAAATGTTTCTGTGATCACGAAACCAGACTTTTTATACATTTCCTTTGCCGGAAAGTTCGAAGCCGCAACATACAAACTCGCACTTCGCGAGGTAAGAGACACTAGATGTTCAAGTAAGTCTTTGCCAATTCCGTGCCCGCGATGGTTAGGGTGTACAAATAACGCCCTAATTTCTGACTCAAAGATTGCGCAAAAAGCGACTATAGACTCAAGTTCGTAAACGAATATTTGTGATTCAAATAACAGTTTGCTTCGTTCCTTGTCTTCTGACAATGGCAATAAAGTAAATTGTGTCTCTTCCTGCGACAATTCGTCTAATTTGGAGAGGTTATATATTTTTTCTATTGACTGAAAGTCAACCTCTGAATACATCCTTATGGTCAAATTTTACTCCTGACGGCTAGCGCCTTATTTGGCGCCTGAATGTTTGGCTAAATTTGACGACAAAGAAGCACCTGCTTCTGCTTTTCGTCCTTGGCTAAAACGTTTTTTAAGTTTGTGTAATGACTCTTCGTTGCCAGAGCAATAACACCCCAGCAAACACAATTGAAATAAATGACAAATAGAACAGCGGTTGCGAAGTTCCGGTAACACCAAAGGCCGTTAAAATTATCAGGCTTACAGCTAAAAACAAGCAAGTTAATCTTGTCACATTTGGAAAGTCATATATCGATTTCACACCAAAAAAAATACACGTCAACCCCAGTAAAGAAAAAGTGAACAGACCAAAATAAAATAAACTTTCAAACATCATGAATGCACTGATAAACAAACTAATCAAAGATAACACGCCCCAGCCGACTGCTGAAGGAAGTATTAATACCATCAAAAGTAGTTGTCTTATAAAGTTACTTTTCCGATTCAAAGGTATTCCTAACGCTCTTATTTCCGGCTGGTTTGAAACTTGACGAACAACCAGTCCCGAAACGTGCACTTGTTAGCTGATTTAGATTGATTCTAACAGGCCACTATCATTTTCTTTTACAAGTACCATGAAGTCTATATATTGAAACTAAGCATTCTCCCCCCCATCTGGCCTTTATTTTCAAAGCGTTAGATGAAAATCTGGCCTCCTCAGTAAAACCAAGAAAGCAGTCTCAACTACCTGTGTTAGAAGAGCGATCATTACCTTGCACGCGATGCGAAGAGATCAAGCAATGTAAGAAGCGCCAAATACTGACATTTAGCTATTGACGCCATAACGTTTTGTTAAGTACCACTATTAGTAATAATCATTTCCTTTGCAACCAGAGCAGCAGATGGGCGTTGTTTCCTAAATCATTGAACTAATTTAGCCTTGTGTGATCAGATCTCAAAAGCAAACACCGAGACTGAACTTTGAAAGAAAAGCGTATCATCAACTGGCGCGAATATAACAAAGCCCTTATCGCCAGAGGTAACATCCAACTTTGGTTTTCCGAGGATGCGATTGAACAGTGGAACAACACGCAACATCACGGCGGTAAAGGCCGGGCTAATCATTTCTCAGAGCTGGCGATTGAGACCTGCCTGACTTTACGGGCTGTATTTCGCTTGTCTCTTCGAGCTGCACAGGGTTTTGTTTCCTCATTAATATCAATGATGAAGCTTGATTTGGATACGCCAACTTATAGCTGTTTGTGCAAGCGTAGTGCAGAGCTGGCAGTTCGCTATAGGCCACACTCCAGTGCATCCGGAGGCATTGATATTGTGGTTGATAGCACTGGTTTGAAGGTGTACGGAAATGGTGAGTGGCACGCAAGAAAACATGGTGCAAACAAGCGCCGAACATGGCGAAAGCTACACCTGGCAGTTGATCCAGATACACACCAAATCGTAGGCGCTGAGTTGTCCACAGTGTCTGTAGCTGATTCAGAAGTTTTGGGTGACCTACTCAGACCATTGCGCAGGAAGATCAGCTCAGTTAAAGCAGATGGTGCTTATGATACCAGAGGCTGTTATGCCGAAGTAGCAGCTAAAAAGGCCGAAGCAGTGATCCCACCAAGGAGTAACGCGCAGTTGTGGGAGGGTGGACATGCTCGCAACAGCGCGGTCATTTTAACAAAGCATATAGGCAGCAGTGAGTGGAAAAAATGTGTGAACTACCACCAACGTTCACTGGCGGAAACGGCAATGTACCGATACAAACAGCTAATGGGTGACAAGCTGGTCAGTCGTGGATTCAATCAGCAACACACTGAAGCGATGATCAAAGTGAAAGTACTCAATAGAATGACTGGGCTAGGTATGCCTGAATATCAGGGAAGCAGTTGAAATCTCGGTGTTACCTAAGTTATCTGGATTTGATCAACAAGGCCCAGCAGATGGTAAAAACATAGTTGTAACCACACGTTGGTCAATGACAACATCATGTTTATTTTTTAATGTTTCCTTATTTTGCGCAAATGCCCCGTTCTTATTAAACTGGCTTTCAATCAAAAAGGGTAATAGCGTCCCTTGTTTCGCCCACTTTTTCGATTTTTCTGTGGAGTTAGGGAAACCTGCGACTTTTTTACCCTTAACGAGAAATTGCCCGGAAGCCAATTTCACGTTAGCAATACCTGCAGCCCCATGACCCCCCGTGCCTACAACACCGCCCGACTCATAGATTCTGGCAATGATTGACTGTATTTCTTTATTGCTCGCCACATCAAAAACAGGGCCGTACCCTCCACCTATATATACGCCCCAGTAGTCATCAGGATTAACGTCTTCTGGTTTAAGTGAACTGTTAGCTTTACCTAAAAAGTTCTCGTATTTTATTGTATAACTGCTGATTCCGAGAGGGTCCATCATAAAAGGAACTTTCCCACCTTGAGGTGATACAAAGTCCACGTCAAAGCCATGACTAACAAACACATGATATGGCGGTGCCACTTCCCATAGGTTGTTTCTTGCATCATGTTTTTCTGGATCTCCCATGTTTTCCATATTTGATACAATAATCAATACTTTTTTAGCTGGCTCAGCGTACAAAACACTTGATAGCAACAGACAAAGTGCACTAAAAAATAAACTAAAAAACTTCATAATTTCCCTTAATTAAACCTGTGCCACAAAGACATATAACCTGTTGATTTTTATATATTATTACATTTCACCATGAATGCCCAGCAATAAATTCCCGATAACAGAAACTTTTGCAAAACACTTACCTCCCCCCTCAAGTGTTCTTTGAACAGGTTCTCGCACGCTTAATGCTATCCTGCTATCTCTTGTCTGGGATCATGAGTTCTGACATATTAGATGACTGCCCACAGTCAGATTCGGCAAAGAGGTCGGACGACGAAATGATTATTTTATGCCAGGGAAACGATTGCACGGTGCTATACACGAATACGTGCGTTTGATACACCAGCTTGAGCGAACTCAATTATTTAAGAAGCTCCACGCGTCGCTGTAGCTGGCTTAAAATATAAGCACGAACAAAACAA contains:
- a CDS encoding LysE family translocator, which translates into the protein MEFWNLLFFTLACFALNMTPGPNNLLSMNNARCYGFKSAFIAGLGRILAFTVMIALAASGLAVVLFASETLFLTIKVAGAAYLLWIAFNLWCSEASPVSEPDSTRNRLGLAKQEFLLAAGNPKAILIFTAFLPQFVDVKANVNEQFFVLGATFLFLELVALSIYALFGVYLRLWFTKPKIAKRFNRGCATFLAISGANLLLSRQH
- a CDS encoding GNAT family N-acetyltransferase yields the protein MTIRMYSEVDFQSIEKIYNLSKLDELSQEETQFTLLPLSEDKERSKLLFESQIFVYELESIVAFCAIFESEIRALFVHPNHRGHGIGKDLLEHLVSLTSRSASLYVAASNFPAKEMYKKSGFVITETFETTYNSVKVTVNKMVKNEGEQGA
- a CDS encoding IS5 family transposase produces the protein MKEKRIINWREYNKALIARGNIQLWFSEDAIEQWNNTQHHGGKGRANHFSELAIETCLTLRAVFRLSLRAAQGFVSSLISMMKLDLDTPTYSCLCKRSAELAVRYRPHSSASGGIDIVVDSTGLKVYGNGEWHARKHGANKRRTWRKLHLAVDPDTHQIVGAELSTVSVADSEVLGDLLRPLRRKISSVKADGAYDTRGCYAEVAAKKAEAVIPPRSNAQLWEGGHARNSAVILTKHIGSSEWKKCVNYHQRSLAETAMYRYKQLMGDKLVSRGFNQQHTEAMIKVKVLNRMTGLGMPEYQGSS
- a CDS encoding type 1 glutamine amidotransferase domain-containing protein → MKFFSLFFSALCLLLSSVLYAEPAKKVLIIVSNMENMGDPEKHDARNNLWEVAPPYHVFVSHGFDVDFVSPQGGKVPFMMDPLGISSYTIKYENFLGKANSSLKPEDVNPDDYWGVYIGGGYGPVFDVASNKEIQSIIARIYESGGVVGTGGHGAAGIANVKLASGQFLVKGKKVAGFPNSTEKSKKWAKQGTLLPFLIESQFNKNGAFAQNKETLKNKHDVVIDQRVVTTMFLPSAGPC